The Oikeobacillus pervagus genome has a segment encoding these proteins:
- a CDS encoding PRC-barrel domain-containing protein has translation MKKSAEIKGLPIISIMDGIEIGRVKSLVINPDQGSVDFFTVEHEEWQYSGKAIPFRKVVGIGEYALTVENENAVIDLNEIPIANDLFNKKTKIENTRLMTRKGQLIGEAKEYYIDEQSGKIVSIEVQMKEEKVLLETEYVVTYGKDIIIVAEQATEHLVGTNITEMEKDFNKSLEEIERKQDQLLVGKTVVKDIQDRHGEIIIAKDAVLTEESVRKARLAGPEIFIELSMNIIE, from the coding sequence ATGAAAAAATCAGCGGAAATTAAAGGATTGCCCATTATAAGTATTATGGATGGAATTGAAATTGGGCGTGTAAAATCGTTAGTGATTAATCCGGACCAAGGAAGTGTCGACTTTTTCACAGTCGAGCATGAAGAATGGCAATATAGTGGAAAAGCGATCCCATTTCGGAAAGTAGTCGGAATTGGGGAATATGCCTTAACAGTAGAAAATGAGAATGCTGTAATTGATTTAAATGAAATTCCAATTGCAAATGATCTTTTTAATAAAAAAACAAAGATTGAAAATACAAGATTAATGACGAGAAAAGGGCAGTTAATCGGAGAGGCGAAAGAGTACTATATCGATGAGCAATCAGGGAAAATTGTTTCTATAGAAGTACAAATGAAAGAAGAGAAAGTATTATTGGAAACTGAATATGTTGTGACATACGGAAAGGATATTATCATCGTGGCGGAACAGGCGACGGAACATTTAGTAGGGACAAATATAACTGAAATGGAAAAGGATTTTAATAAGAGCCTTGAAGAAATTGAACGGAAACAAGATCAATTATTAGTGGGAAAAACGGTTGTAAAAGATATACAAGATCGTCATGGTGAAATCATTATCGCAAAAGATGCCGTTCTCACGGAAGAAAGTGTAAGA